One Actinospica robiniae DSM 44927 genomic region harbors:
- a CDS encoding DUF2252 domain-containing protein → MAGKAGRSGGARPTRELDPAKKRAPTLGERAQHGTDVRKEVAPEQHALFSAAQGRRDPVEILEQQGATRVPELVPIRYGRMLVSPFTFYRGAAAVMAADLAATPTSGLTVQLCGDAHLANFGLFASPERRLVFDVNDFDETHPGPWEWDVKRLAASLEVAARQNGFSGKQRRKIQLATVRRYQGAMRQFADMHELDLWYASTGTDRLPADLVARLTKPAKKKLERTLAKARTRDQYRSFKKLTAIVDGERRITADPPLIVPISELLPEMAAEQLELQLRGLLARYQHTLQPDRRALAQAFEFVDMARKVVGVGSVGTRCWILLMRGHGEGDPLFLQAKEAQRSVLADYGGLGGPRFRNEGERVVNGQRLMQAASDILLGWETVQGIDGKTRDFYVRQLADWKGSFEIEGALPSGLAQYGQLCGWTLARAHARSGDRVAIASYLGDDSTFAHAIAEFSAAYADQNERDYAALEKAERDGRITARSGV, encoded by the coding sequence ATGGCTGGTAAAGCGGGGCGTTCGGGTGGCGCGAGGCCCACCCGCGAGCTCGATCCGGCAAAGAAGCGAGCACCGACGCTTGGCGAGCGTGCGCAGCACGGAACCGATGTTCGAAAGGAGGTCGCCCCCGAACAGCACGCTCTGTTCTCCGCCGCGCAGGGGCGCCGGGACCCGGTCGAGATCCTGGAGCAGCAGGGGGCCACCCGGGTGCCGGAGCTCGTGCCGATCAGGTACGGGCGCATGCTCGTCTCGCCGTTCACGTTCTATCGCGGCGCCGCCGCCGTCATGGCCGCGGACCTGGCCGCGACGCCCACCTCGGGCCTGACGGTCCAGCTCTGCGGGGACGCCCACCTGGCGAACTTCGGCCTGTTCGCCTCGCCGGAGCGGCGCCTCGTGTTCGATGTCAACGACTTCGACGAGACCCATCCGGGCCCGTGGGAGTGGGACGTCAAGCGGCTGGCGGCCAGCCTGGAGGTCGCCGCCCGGCAGAACGGGTTCAGCGGAAAGCAGCGCCGGAAGATCCAGCTCGCCACCGTGCGGCGCTACCAGGGCGCGATGCGACAGTTCGCCGACATGCACGAGCTCGACCTCTGGTACGCCTCCACGGGCACCGACCGGCTTCCCGCTGACCTCGTGGCCCGGTTGACGAAGCCCGCCAAGAAGAAGCTCGAGCGGACACTGGCGAAGGCCCGCACCCGCGACCAGTACCGATCTTTCAAGAAGCTGACCGCGATCGTGGACGGCGAGCGCCGCATCACGGCCGATCCGCCGCTGATCGTCCCGATCTCCGAGCTCCTGCCAGAGATGGCGGCTGAGCAGCTCGAATTGCAGCTGCGCGGGCTGCTGGCACGCTATCAGCACACGCTGCAGCCCGACCGGCGCGCGCTGGCCCAGGCGTTCGAGTTCGTGGACATGGCACGAAAAGTGGTCGGCGTGGGCAGCGTGGGCACCCGGTGCTGGATCCTGCTGATGCGCGGGCACGGCGAGGGCGATCCGCTCTTCCTCCAGGCCAAGGAGGCTCAGCGGTCGGTGTTGGCCGATTACGGCGGGCTCGGTGGTCCGCGCTTCAGGAACGAGGGCGAACGGGTGGTGAACGGGCAGCGCCTGATGCAGGCGGCCAGCGACATCCTGCTGGGCTGGGAGACGGTGCAGGGGATCGACGGGAAGACCCGCGACTTCTACGTGCGCCAGCTCGCGGACTGGAAGGGCTCGTTCGAGATCGAGGGCGCGCTGCCGTCCGGCCTGGCGCAGTACGGCCAGTTGTGCGGTTGGACGCTCGCCCGCGCACACGCCCGCTCGGGCGACCGCGTGGCCATCGCGTCCTACCTCGGCGACGACTCCACCTTCGCCCACGCGATCGCGGAGTTCTCCGCGGCCTACGCGGACCAGAACGAACGTGACTATGCCGCGCTCGAAAAGGCCGAGCGCGACGGCCGGATCACCGCGCGGTCCGGAGTCTGA